Proteins from one Chroococcidiopsis sp. CCMEE 29 genomic window:
- the psaB gene encoding photosystem I core protein PsaB: MATKFPKFSQDLAQDPTTRRLWYGIATAHDFESHDGMTEENLYQKIFGTHFAQVAIIFLWTSSLLFHVAWQGNFEQWIKDPLNVRPIAHAIWDPQFGAPAIDAFTQGGANYPVNIAYSGVYHWWYTIGMRTNNDLYQGAVFLLLLAALFLFAGWLHLQPKFRPSLSWFKSAEPRLNHHLAGLFGVSSLAWTGHLVHVAIPESRGQHVGWDNFLTTLPHPEGLRPFFTGNWGAYAANPDTADHVFGTAQGAGNAILTFLGGFHPQTQSLWLTDMAHHHLAIAVIFIIAGHQYRTNFGIGHSIKEMLNAKNFFGVQTEGQFNLPHQGLYDTYNNSLHFQLSIHLAALGTALSLVAQHMYALPPYAFIGQDYTTQAALYTHHQYIAVFLMVGAFAHAGIFWVRDYDPEQNKGNVLDRVLKHKEAIISHLSWVSLFLGFHTLGLYVHNDVVVAFGTPEKQILIEPVFAQFIQASHGKVLYGMNVLLSNPDSVAFTAYPNYGNVWLPGWLDAINNTTNSLFLTIGPGDFLVHHAFALGIHVTVLICVKGALDARGSKLFPDKKDFGFTFPCDGPGRGGTCQTSSWEQTFFLAIFWALNTVGWVTFYWHWKHLGIWQGNVAQFNESSTYLMGWLRDYLWLYSAQLINGYNPYGMNNLAVWSWMFLFGHLVWATGFMFLISWRGYWQELIETLVWAHERTPLANLARFKDKPVALSIVQGWLTGLVHFTVGYVLTYAAFLIASTAGKFG; encoded by the coding sequence ATGGCAACAAAATTTCCAAAATTTAGCCAGGATCTTGCTCAGGACCCGACAACACGTCGCCTCTGGTACGGGATTGCTACGGCTCACGATTTCGAAAGCCACGATGGCATGACCGAGGAGAATCTTTACCAAAAGATCTTCGGTACTCATTTTGCTCAAGTGGCAATCATCTTCCTGTGGACATCCAGCCTCCTGTTCCATGTCGCCTGGCAAGGTAACTTTGAACAATGGATTAAAGATCCGTTGAATGTCCGTCCCATCGCCCACGCGATTTGGGACCCCCAATTCGGCGCACCGGCAATCGATGCATTCACCCAAGGGGGCGCTAACTATCCGGTCAACATTGCTTACTCAGGTGTTTACCACTGGTGGTACACCATCGGTATGCGGACGAACAATGACCTGTATCAGGGTGCAGTGTTCCTGCTGCTACTAGCAGCACTGTTCTTGTTCGCTGGTTGGCTGCACCTGCAACCAAAGTTTCGCCCTAGCCTGTCCTGGTTTAAGAGTGCTGAGCCTCGGCTGAACCACCACTTGGCAGGTTTGTTTGGGGTTAGTTCTTTGGCTTGGACTGGTCACTTGGTTCACGTTGCTATTCCCGAATCTCGCGGACAGCACGTAGGTTGGGATAACTTCCTAACCACCCTTCCCCATCCAGAGGGATTGAGACCATTCTTCACAGGTAACTGGGGTGCTTACGCTGCCAACCCGGATACGGCCGATCATGTGTTCGGTACAGCTCAAGGTGCAGGGAATGCGATTCTGACCTTCCTAGGTGGGTTCCATCCTCAGACACAGTCTCTGTGGCTGACGGATATGGCGCATCACCACCTAGCGATCGCCGTGATCTTCATCATTGCGGGTCACCAGTATCGCACCAACTTCGGTATTGGTCACAGCATCAAAGAAATGCTGAATGCCAAGAACTTCTTTGGCGTCCAAACTGAAGGACAGTTCAACCTGCCTCACCAGGGACTGTACGACACCTATAACAACTCGCTGCACTTCCAGTTGTCTATACACCTGGCAGCGCTAGGGACTGCTCTTTCCCTAGTAGCGCAGCACATGTATGCCTTACCTCCCTATGCTTTCATAGGGCAGGACTACACAACCCAGGCAGCGCTTTATACCCACCACCAGTACATTGCTGTGTTCCTGATGGTAGGTGCGTTTGCCCACGCCGGCATCTTCTGGGTACGTGACTACGACCCTGAGCAAAATAAAGGCAATGTACTAGATCGAGTACTGAAGCACAAAGAAGCGATTATCTCGCACTTATCGTGGGTGTCGCTGTTCTTGGGCTTCCATACCCTCGGTCTGTATGTCCACAACGATGTCGTGGTTGCTTTCGGCACACCTGAAAAACAAATCTTGATTGAGCCGGTATTTGCCCAGTTCATTCAAGCTTCTCACGGTAAGGTGCTGTACGGCATGAATGTCCTGTTGTCGAACCCCGACAGTGTGGCTTTCACAGCCTATCCCAACTATGGTAATGTTTGGCTACCAGGTTGGCTGGATGCCATCAACAACACCACCAACTCCCTGTTTTTGACCATCGGTCCTGGTGACTTCCTGGTACACCATGCGTTCGCCCTGGGTATACACGTCACCGTCCTGATTTGTGTCAAGGGTGCGTTGGATGCCCGTGGTTCCAAGCTGTTTCCAGATAAGAAGGACTTTGGCTTCACCTTCCCCTGCGATGGTCCAGGTCGGGGCGGTACCTGCCAAACATCCTCTTGGGAGCAGACCTTCTTCCTCGCCATATTCTGGGCGCTCAACACCGTTGGTTGGGTCACTTTCTACTGGCACTGGAAGCATCTAGGTATCTGGCAAGGCAACGTAGCTCAGTTCAATGAGTCTTCTACCTACCTCATGGGCTGGCTGCGCGACTACCTCTGGCTGTACTCGGCTCAGTTGATCAATGGTTACAACCCCTATGGCATGAATAACTTGGCGGTCTGGTCCTGGATGTTCCTATTCGGACACCTGGTTTGGGCAACCGGCTTCATGTTCTTGATCTCCTGGCGAGGTTACTGGCAAGAGTTAATCGAAACTCTAGTCTGGGCGCACGAGCGTACGCCACTAGCGAACTTGGCTCGCTTTAAGGACAAGCCTGTAGCATTGTCTATCGTCCAAGGGTGGTTAACGGGTCTAGTTCACTTTACAGTTGGCTATGTCCTTACCTACGCCGCCTTCCTAATTGCCTCAACTGCTGGAAAATTTGGCTAA
- the psaA gene encoding photosystem I core protein PsaA: MTISPPEREEKKARVIVDKDPVPTSFELWAKPGHFDRTLARGPKTTTWIWNLHALAHDFDTHTSDLEDISRKIFAAHFGQLAVIFLWLSGMYFHGARFSNYEAWLTDPLGIKPSAQVVWPIVGQQILNGDVGGGFRGIQITSGLFHIWRAAGITNTFQLYCTAIGGLVMAALMLFAGWFHYHKRAPKLEWFQNAESMLNHHLAGLLGLGSLAWAGHQIHVALPINKLLDAGVAPGDIPLPQEFILNSSLMTELYPSFAQGLTPFWTLNWGQYADFLTFKGGLNPVTGGLWLTDTAHHHLAIAVLFIIAGHQYRTNWGIGHSIKEILENHKGPFTGDGHKGLYENLTTSWHAQLGVNLAMLGSLTIIVAHHMYAMPPYPYLATDYATQLSIFTHHMWIGGFLIVGGAAHAAIFMVRDYDPAVNQNNVLDRVLRHRDAIISHLNWVCIFLGFHSFGLYVHNDTMQAFGRPQDMFSDTAIQLQPVFAQFVQNIQTLAPGSTAPNQLEPVSYVWGGGIVAVGGKIAMMPMALGTADFMIHHIHAFQIHVTVLILLKGFLFARGSRLVPDKANLGFRFPCDGPGRGGTCQVSGWDHVFLGLFWMFNTIAIAVYHFSWKMQSDVWGTIDPDGTIAHITGGNFGMSANTINGWLRDFQWAQSAQVIQSYGTALSAYGLIFLGAHFVWAFSLMFLFSGRGYWQELIESIVWAHNKLKVAPSVQPRALSIIQGRAVGVAHYLFGAIVTIWAFFEARIISVG; this comes from the coding sequence ATGACGATTAGTCCTCCGGAGCGAGAGGAAAAAAAGGCAAGGGTTATTGTCGATAAGGACCCGGTTCCCACCTCATTTGAGCTTTGGGCTAAACCAGGTCATTTTGACCGCACCTTAGCTAGAGGTCCCAAAACCACCACCTGGATTTGGAACCTACACGCCCTCGCCCATGATTTTGATACTCATACGAGTGACTTAGAAGATATATCCCGGAAGATATTCGCCGCTCACTTCGGTCAATTGGCCGTGATTTTTCTGTGGCTGAGCGGTATGTATTTCCATGGTGCTCGTTTTTCAAACTACGAAGCTTGGCTAACCGACCCGTTAGGCATTAAGCCTAGTGCTCAAGTTGTTTGGCCCATTGTTGGCCAACAAATCTTAAATGGTGATGTTGGCGGTGGCTTCCGCGGCATTCAGATTACATCCGGTCTCTTTCATATCTGGCGGGCTGCTGGCATTACAAATACATTCCAGCTTTACTGCACTGCCATTGGTGGCTTGGTGATGGCGGCTCTTATGCTGTTTGCTGGCTGGTTCCACTACCACAAGCGCGCTCCCAAACTGGAATGGTTCCAAAATGCGGAGTCGATGCTGAACCACCACTTGGCTGGTTTACTTGGTCTAGGTTCCCTAGCTTGGGCAGGTCACCAAATTCACGTTGCTCTGCCGATTAACAAGCTATTAGATGCTGGGGTAGCCCCAGGGGACATCCCCTTACCCCAAGAGTTCATCTTGAACAGTAGCTTGATGACAGAGTTGTATCCCAGTTTTGCCCAAGGGTTAACTCCCTTCTGGACATTGAACTGGGGTCAGTATGCCGACTTCCTCACGTTCAAAGGCGGCTTGAACCCGGTAACGGGTGGCTTGTGGTTAACAGATACAGCGCATCACCACCTGGCGATCGCTGTGCTGTTCATCATTGCCGGTCACCAGTACCGGACTAACTGGGGCATCGGTCACAGCATCAAGGAAATTCTAGAGAACCACAAAGGTCCGTTCACAGGCGACGGTCACAAAGGTCTCTATGAAAACCTAACAACCTCCTGGCATGCTCAGTTGGGAGTTAACCTTGCCATGCTAGGTTCCCTGACCATCATCGTGGCACACCACATGTACGCGATGCCTCCGTATCCGTACTTGGCGACTGACTATGCTACACAGTTGTCCATATTCACGCACCACATGTGGATTGGCGGCTTCTTGATCGTCGGTGGAGCGGCTCATGCTGCCATCTTTATGGTGCGGGATTACGATCCGGCAGTGAACCAAAATAACGTACTTGATCGAGTGCTCCGTCATCGCGATGCGATTATCTCTCACTTGAACTGGGTGTGTATATTCCTTGGCTTCCACAGCTTTGGCTTGTACGTCCACAATGACACGATGCAAGCTTTCGGTCGCCCCCAAGACATGTTCTCGGATACGGCGATTCAGTTGCAGCCTGTGTTTGCTCAGTTCGTGCAAAACATTCAGACCCTAGCTCCCGGTTCAACTGCTCCTAACCAGCTAGAGCCTGTAAGCTACGTCTGGGGCGGTGGAATTGTTGCGGTAGGTGGCAAAATTGCCATGATGCCAATGGCGTTGGGTACGGCGGACTTTATGATCCACCACATCCACGCATTTCAAATTCACGTCACGGTCCTGATTTTACTGAAGGGCTTCCTATTTGCCCGCGGCTCGCGGTTAGTTCCAGATAAGGCAAATCTGGGCTTCCGCTTCCCCTGCGATGGACCGGGTAGAGGTGGTACTTGCCAAGTATCTGGTTGGGACCATGTGTTCTTGGGTCTGTTCTGGATGTTCAACACAATTGCGATCGCGGTTTACCACTTCAGTTGGAAGATGCAGTCGGATGTGTGGGGAACTATCGACCCAGACGGAACCATTGCTCATATCACGGGTGGTAACTTTGGTATGAGTGCCAACACGATCAACGGTTGGTTGCGTGACTTCCAATGGGCTCAATCGGCACAAGTCATTCAGTCCTACGGTACAGCGCTATCAGCTTACGGCTTGATATTCTTGGGCGCTCACTTTGTTTGGGCATTTAGCCTCATGTTCCTGTTCAGTGGTCGCGGCTACTGGCAAGAGCTGATCGAGTCCATCGTGTGGGCACACAATAAGCTGAAGGTTGCACCATCCGTTCAGCCACGCGCTCTGAGCATTATTCAAGGTCGGGCTGTAGGGGTAGCTCACTACCTCTTTGGAGCGATCGTCACTATATGGGCGTTCTTCGAGGCGCGCATAATTTCGGTAGGTTAG
- a CDS encoding Hsp70 family protein yields the protein MAIAIDFGTSNTCIARWNPVTQQPETLSLPGLSHQLAQNPPLIPSLLYVEDASMGKVVVGQAVRDRGLDITSEPRFFRSFKRGIGADIQGFLPELDGQIVSFEQIGQWFLHQLIEKLEAETPDVDQSLILTVPVDSFEAYRYWLGNVCQSLPVEQVRILDEPTAAALGYGMADQEVLLVLDFGGGTLDLSIVRLDSSLQAGKKPLGFLLKWGQKSLAEKSGQKVQTARVLAKAGQNLGGSDIDNWIVDYFAAKQGLAATGLTMRLAERLKIQLSSQFQASEVYFNDETFESYELELDRDTLETILKEHSFFNQLDQSMTQLLQQARQQGLEVADIGAVLLVGGTAQMPAVQNWVQQYFEPEKIRCERPFEAIAQGALQLSQGVEVKDFLYHSYGIRYWDRRNHRHNWHPLIKTGQPYPMTNSVELILGASVENQPSIELIVGELGAETGGTEVYFDGDRLITRRIDQGQNQVQPLNDRDSARTIAQLTPPGYPGSDRIKVLFQVDEQRFLRITVEDLLTNQTLLQNQLVAQLS from the coding sequence ATGGCGATCGCAATTGATTTTGGCACTAGCAACACTTGTATAGCGCGTTGGAATCCAGTTACGCAGCAGCCAGAAACTTTAAGTTTACCCGGTTTGTCGCATCAGCTGGCTCAGAATCCGCCTTTAATTCCTAGTCTGCTTTATGTTGAAGATGCCTCAATGGGGAAAGTAGTAGTGGGGCAAGCTGTGCGCGATCGCGGTCTTGACATTACAAGCGAACCGCGATTTTTTCGTAGCTTTAAGCGGGGAATTGGTGCAGATATTCAGGGTTTCTTGCCAGAACTGGATGGACAGATTGTCTCCTTTGAGCAGATTGGGCAATGGTTCCTGCACCAGCTGATTGAAAAACTGGAAGCTGAAACTCCTGATGTGGATCAGTCTTTGATATTAACCGTACCCGTAGATAGCTTTGAAGCCTACCGTTATTGGTTGGGTAATGTGTGCCAATCATTACCGGTAGAGCAGGTGCGGATATTAGATGAACCTACAGCAGCTGCCTTGGGCTATGGTATGGCAGACCAAGAAGTTCTGCTAGTGCTTGACTTCGGCGGGGGGACCCTAGATCTGTCTATTGTCCGACTGGATAGCAGCCTTCAAGCAGGGAAAAAGCCGTTGGGTTTTCTGCTTAAATGGGGTCAAAAGTCGCTGGCTGAAAAGTCGGGACAGAAGGTGCAAACTGCCCGTGTTCTGGCAAAAGCAGGGCAAAACTTGGGGGGTTCTGATATTGACAACTGGATAGTTGATTACTTTGCTGCAAAGCAAGGATTGGCAGCAACTGGGTTGACTATGCGACTGGCAGAACGGTTAAAGATTCAGCTATCTTCGCAGTTCCAGGCAAGTGAAGTTTACTTTAACGATGAAACTTTTGAGAGTTACGAACTGGAATTAGATCGCGACACACTGGAAACTATCCTCAAAGAACACTCCTTTTTTAACCAATTAGATCAGTCTATGACTCAGTTGTTGCAACAAGCACGGCAGCAAGGGTTAGAAGTGGCAGATATTGGTGCTGTGTTGTTGGTTGGTGGTACAGCACAAATGCCAGCTGTACAAAATTGGGTGCAACAGTATTTTGAGCCGGAAAAAATTCGGTGTGAACGTCCGTTTGAAGCGATCGCGCAAGGTGCGCTTCAGCTGAGTCAAGGCGTAGAAGTGAAAGATTTTCTTTACCACAGTTATGGCATCCGCTATTGGGATCGGCGGAATCATCGCCATAACTGGCATCCTTTGATTAAAACTGGGCAGCCTTACCCGATGACTAACTCGGTGGAATTAATCTTAGGGGCATCAGTAGAAAATCAGCCCAGTATTGAATTAATTGTCGGAGAACTCGGTGCTGAAACAGGCGGGACAGAAGTTTATTTTGATGGCGATCGGCTGATTACACGTCGGATTGATCAGGGTCAAAACCAGGTGCAACCGCTTAATGATCGGGATAGTGCCAGGACAATTGCTCAGTTAACACCACCTGGCTATCCTGGTAGCGATCGAATTAAAGTCCTGTTTCAAGTTGATGAACAACGCTTTTTGCGAATAACAGTCGAAGACTTACTAACAAATCAAACACTGTTACAAAATCAACTAGTTGCTCAATTAAGTTGA
- the uvsE gene encoding UV DNA damage repair endonuclease UvsE → MTPVQLNNQKKVKLLPTSESPIRETGTETLGDRPHLGLVCITFSKEIRFRTMTRTRYLKLSEAERETTLKELYLNNLNRLDEALSFCQQHQIQLYRIPSGLFPLSDMEDEIGTQILEEMRADLAQIGQRSHQLGIRMVLHPDQYVVLSSDSLQVVQNSIKILARHAQTFDLLGLPRSPWSLMNIHGGKSQRAEQLVRVVSELPEEIRNRLTFENDEYAYSASEILEICQRTNVPMVFDAHHHICHEGLTSYDHPSVTEMFYAARSTWTNPEWQLVHISNGEKAFNDRQHSELITLMPSVYREAPWIEIEAKAKEQAIARLQTEWLR, encoded by the coding sequence ATGACACCAGTCCAGCTGAATAATCAAAAGAAGGTAAAATTACTACCCACAAGTGAATCTCCTATTCGGGAAACAGGAACCGAGACGCTAGGCGATCGCCCCCATTTAGGTCTTGTTTGCATCACGTTCTCAAAAGAAATTCGCTTTCGGACGATGACCCGGACGCGCTACTTGAAACTAAGTGAGGCTGAACGTGAAACTACCCTGAAAGAGCTTTACCTTAATAATTTAAATCGCCTGGATGAGGCATTATCTTTTTGTCAGCAGCACCAAATTCAGCTTTACCGCATTCCCTCTGGACTCTTTCCGCTGAGTGATATGGAAGACGAAATTGGCACGCAGATTTTAGAGGAAATGAGGGCGGATTTAGCCCAAATTGGGCAGCGATCGCATCAGTTGGGAATCAGGATGGTGCTCCACCCGGATCAGTATGTTGTCCTTAGTTCTGATTCGTTGCAAGTCGTGCAAAATAGTATCAAAATTTTGGCACGGCACGCCCAGACATTTGACTTGTTAGGCTTACCGCGATCGCCCTGGTCATTAATGAACATTCATGGTGGCAAATCACAGCGCGCAGAGCAACTTGTAAGAGTAGTCAGTGAACTGCCAGAGGAGATCCGCAACCGTCTGACTTTTGAGAATGATGAATACGCTTATAGTGCAAGTGAGATATTAGAAATCTGCCAGCGCACCAATGTACCAATGGTGTTTGATGCTCATCACCATATTTGCCATGAAGGACTCACCAGTTACGATCATCCTTCTGTAACAGAGATGTTTTATGCAGCGCGATCGACGTGGACAAACCCAGAGTGGCAGTTAGTCCATATTTCTAACGGTGAGAAAGCTTTCAATGACAGACAGCATAGTGAACTTATCACTCTTATGCCGAGTGTCTATAGGGAAGCACCTTGGATTGAAATCGAAGCGAAAGCAAAGGAACAAGCGATCGCACGTTTACAAACAGAGTGGCTAAGGTAA
- a CDS encoding nucleoside deaminase: protein MSIGKPTAKDEEMMEQAIAEAQAAIDNGKAGVAALLLWQDEILAIAHNMHVETGDITAHAEMVVLRKAAKRLDQMSEAQKPDLTLYSTLEPCLMCLSAISFVGIKRVVYSALTKDAKAEDMVAKGITADTINPLLIRGQMELVSSVKREQGIDLLRQMGKNSSSLKEYP from the coding sequence GTGAGTATCGGGAAGCCGACAGCAAAAGATGAAGAAATGATGGAGCAAGCGATCGCTGAGGCGCAAGCAGCAATCGACAATGGGAAAGCAGGAGTGGCAGCGCTCCTGCTGTGGCAAGATGAGATTCTGGCGATCGCTCACAATATGCATGTAGAGACAGGCGATATTACAGCACACGCTGAAATGGTAGTGCTAAGAAAAGCAGCTAAACGCCTTGATCAGATGAGCGAAGCACAAAAGCCAGACTTGACGCTTTACTCAACCCTCGAACCTTGCCTAATGTGTCTGTCAGCGATTTCGTTTGTTGGCATCAAGCGAGTTGTTTACTCGGCGCTTACCAAAGATGCCAAGGCAGAAGATATGGTAGCCAAAGGTATTACTGCCGACACCATTAATCCACTACTAATAAGAGGACAGATGGAGTTAGTCTCAAGCGTTAAGCGCGAACAAGGTATAGACTTACTGAGACAAATGGGGAAGAACTCTTCTTCACTCAAAGAATACCCTTGA
- a CDS encoding glycerate kinase: MSLRILIAPSGFKESLEADEVADCIETGILRVLLDAQIHKAPLVDGGEGFTKALVAATDGTLHHVTVTGPVGQPVDSHYGFLGNTKIKTAVLEMAAAAGLRLVPHEVRNPLVTTTYGVGELIKAALDAGAERLLIGCGDSGTNDGGAGMAQALGVQLLDAAGGELGRGGGELARLKHIELSDRDPRLQQVQIDVACNWHNLLCGPKGVARVFGPQKGASPEIVEQLAAALDHYAALVERDLGIDVREMPGSGASGGLGTGLHAFLGAKLHPRYDIVMQYLEIDSLLSESDLVITAEGSIDFQTPRGKIPAEVARRAKKYQLPVIALAGTIGKDANVNFEHGIDAFESILDAPCTLGDAIANAPELVTNAAERVTRSILIGQKLTS; this comes from the coding sequence ATGAGTTTACGTATTTTGATAGCTCCGTCAGGATTCAAAGAAAGCCTGGAAGCAGATGAGGTAGCCGATTGTATTGAAACGGGTATTTTACGAGTCTTGCTTGATGCTCAAATCCACAAAGCACCACTAGTAGACGGCGGCGAAGGCTTTACCAAAGCATTGGTAGCAGCAACGGACGGCACTTTGCACCATGTAACCGTGACGGGACCTGTGGGACAGCCTGTTGACTCACACTATGGATTTTTGGGTAACACTAAGATCAAAACAGCTGTGCTAGAAATGGCAGCAGCAGCGGGTTTGCGACTGGTGCCACACGAAGTTCGTAATCCTCTCGTAACGACTACCTATGGTGTTGGAGAATTAATTAAAGCTGCACTGGATGCTGGGGCTGAACGCCTGCTGATCGGTTGTGGTGATTCTGGCACAAATGATGGCGGCGCTGGGATGGCTCAAGCGCTGGGTGTGCAGCTGTTGGATGCAGCGGGTGGGGAGTTAGGCAGGGGTGGCGGTGAATTGGCAAGGTTGAAGCACATTGAGTTAAGCGATCGCGATCCGCGCTTGCAGCAAGTGCAAATTGATGTAGCTTGTAACTGGCATAATCTACTGTGCGGACCGAAAGGAGTGGCGCGAGTTTTTGGTCCTCAGAAAGGCGCATCACCTGAAATTGTGGAGCAGCTAGCAGCAGCCCTCGATCATTATGCTGCTCTAGTTGAAAGAGATTTAGGAATTGACGTGCGGGAAATGCCTGGTAGTGGTGCATCTGGGGGATTGGGTACCGGGTTGCACGCCTTTTTGGGGGCTAAGCTGCACCCGCGTTACGATATCGTGATGCAATATCTAGAAATTGATAGTTTGCTCAGTGAATCCGATCTAGTTATTACCGCTGAAGGTAGCATTGACTTCCAAACACCACGAGGCAAAATCCCCGCCGAGGTAGCACGACGTGCCAAGAAATACCAGCTACCAGTTATTGCCTTAGCAGGAACAATTGGTAAAGATGCAAACGTAAATTTTGAACACGGGATCGATGCGTTTGAGAGCATCTTAGATGCACCTTGTACGCTTGGTGATGCGATTGCCAATGCACCTGAACTTGTAACTAATGCAGCTGAGCGTGTCACCCGTTCGATTTTGATAGGTCAAAAACTTACCTCCTAA
- a CDS encoding ATP-binding protein, protein MNLRRKLLTTFGGLALLALATAGVTVWAIAQWQITEQNLQEHYQRSLLLQSVRAATFRAFKEVPDAILSDDPDAQQEFEASLKPAEEDFKRWAGLADTDAERKQVQQVRNAYVKVVKDARAAFALVEAGRRDRAFALMEEELEAKDFAQFQKLTEQAVASDQQNRSVIRGQTQNTRQTAQLVLAIAAFGTISLILLLAAYLASDLFAPLREVEQALDDVARGNLQRHLDEERADEIGAISKAFNRMVEAMGERQQVAGLAAVPVGVTSDGDGKDSTWQNLPSRVTLHRLVAQLRSRVTQLSQSNGVGDAEELAKHKQALVDQLDLLLQAVARMTEFGFPLDLNLARTDIRALLYEVLLRFQAELIERGISIELDIAPDVSYAVVDRLKLREVLSELVRNALAALPEQGGRLGVRTTVTADATALRIEVADNGKGIKQPLIERALTTTIKTAQGKRAGVGLALTKAVIEQHGGQIAIDSELGQGTYIQIQLPLRE, encoded by the coding sequence ATGAACTTGCGACGAAAACTGTTGACTACCTTTGGCGGTTTGGCTTTGCTAGCATTAGCAACAGCTGGCGTAACAGTGTGGGCGATCGCCCAATGGCAAATCACCGAACAGAATCTTCAGGAGCATTACCAGCGTAGTCTGCTGCTCCAAAGTGTGCGGGCGGCAACCTTTCGTGCCTTTAAAGAAGTACCGGACGCTATTCTGAGCGACGATCCAGATGCCCAACAAGAGTTTGAGGCATCCCTGAAGCCAGCCGAGGAAGACTTTAAGCGCTGGGCAGGCTTAGCCGATACTGATGCCGAACGCAAACAAGTACAGCAAGTCCGCAACGCCTACGTAAAAGTGGTGAAAGATGCCCGTGCAGCCTTCGCCTTAGTAGAGGCAGGTCGCCGCGATCGGGCTTTTGCATTAATGGAAGAGGAACTGGAAGCCAAAGATTTTGCCCAATTTCAGAAGTTAACTGAGCAGGCAGTTGCTTCCGACCAACAAAACCGCAGCGTGATTAGGGGGCAAACTCAGAACACTAGGCAAACGGCTCAACTGGTTCTGGCGATTGCTGCTTTCGGCACCATCTCGCTGATATTGCTGTTAGCAGCTTATCTCGCTTCTGACTTGTTTGCACCGCTGCGAGAAGTGGAGCAGGCTTTAGACGATGTGGCACGGGGCAACCTGCAACGTCATTTAGATGAGGAACGCGCGGACGAAATCGGGGCAATTAGCAAAGCTTTCAATCGCATGGTCGAAGCTATGGGAGAGCGTCAACAGGTAGCAGGACTGGCAGCTGTCCCAGTTGGTGTTACCAGTGATGGGGATGGGAAGGACTCCACTTGGCAGAATCTGCCATCGCGCGTGACGCTGCATCGGCTAGTGGCTCAACTGCGATCGCGAGTTACCCAGTTGAGTCAAAGCAATGGGGTGGGTGACGCTGAAGAGCTTGCCAAACACAAGCAGGCGTTGGTCGATCAGCTCGATTTGCTTTTGCAAGCAGTGGCACGGATGACTGAGTTCGGCTTTCCTTTAGATCTGAATTTAGCGCGTACCGATATCCGGGCGCTGCTCTACGAAGTGCTACTGCGTTTTCAAGCTGAATTGATCGAGCGTGGCATTAGCATCGAGTTAGATATTGCACCGGATGTCAGCTATGCGGTTGTTGATCGGCTCAAGCTGCGCGAGGTGCTGAGTGAATTGGTGCGTAATGCTCTGGCGGCGCTGCCAGAACAGGGCGGTCGTTTAGGAGTCAGGACAACCGTTACTGCTGATGCAACGGCATTACGAATCGAAGTGGCTGACAACGGTAAAGGCATCAAGCAGCCATTGATCGAGCGGGCTTTAACTACAACTATCAAAACTGCACAGGGTAAGCGTGCTGGTGTTGGGCTGGCACTCACAAAAGCGGTGATTGAGCAGCACGGCGGTCAGATTGCAATTGATAGCGAACTTGGTCAAGGCACCTACATTCAGATTCAATTGCCGTTGCGTGAATGA